The window TGATAAACAAAACCCAATTCAACGTATAAAAATTGAAGTTCATTCATCCACACGTCAAAACCTTCCCAACAAGGAACAGTGACACACAAGAAAATTTGTCACAGATTCTAAATTTAAAAGCAAAAGGAAATGGCGTATACGAGTATAGAGCAAGAGCTCTTTGGATAACAAAGATGGCGTTGTTGTACTTTGTCTTCAGCCTTCTATCATCGATTTCTCTCATTGCTTCATCGATCTCCATTTTTTACTGCTAGTCAAAAAAGAAATACCAAACAAAACTATATTCTTTAGCCGCAGCCGCTTAAAGTCGAGAAACTAGAAAAAAACACGGGGACAATCAGAAGTGCTGAATATTCAAATCGTGGGCCGATTAAAATtcaagataaaatttaataaatgtaaagagcgagaagataaataTATGCTTATGGTGAATTCGTGAAAAACTTCCAGATAACCGATAAATTCACCTACCTTCTGAGGTTAAAAATGAATGGGCACCTGTGAATTTTAATGACAATTAACACGTTCAATTAAAGATTCGAACTTTATGCCAAATGAAGAACAAGGAGTTACAAACTTACAACTGAAGACTTTAACAACGTAATTTCGAAACCGGCCTCGAGAAAACACACATACACACGCACAAGCACTGTGATAAGCAGTCAACAATCAAATCCACATTCCTTTGAGGTAGAAAACAATCGGGATCCATAATTTTCACTGACAGCAAATTAATAAAGCAACAGtaccaatttaaaaaaaaaaaattacaaaatcaaTAAAGATGGTGTTACCTGTGAGAAGTTCAGCAATGGACTTTCTTGCTCGTTGGGCTTTAAGAAAACAAGAAATGGGAACCCTGGCGGAACAACTTCTAGATACAGAAAATTGTATTAAACAAAATCTTTAGTTGATTTTATGCTCGAAGGGTTTCCATATAGAGATCATAGTTTTTTTTCCTTGGCATGGATCGTTGGCAGGATATATCCCAATTGGGCACACCACATATATCGTACTGTCTCGTCTCTAATGCCGTTTATCCATGGAATCCAAATAGATACTCTATCggataaaatatgaattttttttagcaATTTTATAAGATAAAATATGTATGTATTTTTTTGCAATTTATatgaaaatatgtatttttttgCTTATCAATTTTCTAAAAAGACTTTCAAAAACTACCAAATTAATAGTCAAATAAAAGATGAgttgtttttttatatataaaaagaaTAATAAAGTACGAATAATTTCCATTTTACATTCTGGGAAAGTTACTAGTCtaacttttttttctttttaaacttttgatagaaaataaataaaaattattatttcatgtaccttcagcgcattttctttagattattcATATTGATATTATTATCCAACGTAAAAATTTCCTAACAACAAAAATCGAAATTAGAAAAATGAAAAGAGAAACTTATGGAACGTGTAAATTGAGGGCTTAGGGGCCTTTCCGTGTAACAGAACATGCGAGGTTGACCAAACTTAGGAAAATGAGGGATGGAGTGAAAGAGATAGAAATTGAGTTTTAGGTTGTAATTCGAGGGACGAACTcattataatatagtaaaaatatattattacccatatttttctattaaaataaataaattatgtaaTTAAATAGAGATTTAGAGACACAAGAACTCTTCAAGGCTTATGATTTTATGGTATAAAATGAGAAGGACAACGGtatttttgtttaatttatGGAATATATCAATGAAAACGAATTAGATGTTTAAATATATAGAGTTGTTTTTGGTCattaaatatttgatattaGAATTTTCAAGCCACCCAAGGGATAATTGTAAAATGCCTCGTCAATTAAGTCAATTTGAGTGGTGGAAAAATTCAGTTAATCCAAACAATCCACAAAATGAGATTCGAAATTCCATCGCCGACCTAAGAAAAAGAGCTGACAAGTCCAAGAAACTTGCGTTTCTCCGACGCAAAATTAAAATGAAACGTTTCCCACTAATACAGAACTTGTCGTtttaattaagataattttttataaatgtcaacttttattattgtaaataaagCATTTTTAAATgtgtttaaataataataataatcataataataacattacTAAGATCTAATTATTAATTCTAATTATATTGCTACGTGAGTTCCATATAATTTTATGGACAAGACAATTTTAGACCCTTAAGTGAACATGAACTCGACCGAGAAATTCATACTCTGTACCTTGTAACTCTTAAAGAAGCCTGAAAAATAAACTACAGAAAAAATGAAGCCATAGATAAAGGAACCAGCGTAATCTACATATGAAGCACAGTAATCTTAAAGGCATAAACAAAAAATTAGCAAAAAAGTTAACGATAGTCCCTCTAGGATGGTCTGGAAGTGAATATCTGCAATGAATCCTCGCTCAAACAGCCGAGCAGCCCCGAACACAAGGCACGGGTGAACCTGACATCACGAATAGGATATTTTCGAGGCTTATGATGTTCGGCAGCAGTAAAGGATGGTAAATTTTGCAGCACGAGTTCACATGTCTCGTCATCCCCAGAAGCAAACATGGGGTTCTCGGAGACCACATCTATGATTGCAGATTTAGGCAGTCGAATATCACTCACGTTAGCACAAGTTACCCCTAATGTTTGGTATGTCGAACCTGTTTTCTTGAAATGGACATGACTTCCCCGTACTCCTTGTCCGGCGACAAAAGAAGAAGATGCAGTGAGTACCGGTTGAGAGATGACGAGTTCACCGGATACCTCAACTTTGGGACGAAATGATGCGACGACATCTTCTGTAGCAGAACAATAAGCAAGAGATATACAAACTCCTTGCTCCTTGGATTCAGGTATTAAATAAGGCCTgcaaaaaaatgatattatctGTGATCGAATCCAATCAATTAGGACATAGGGGTATAAAACTTGATCTCGTATGTAATATATGACATCTGATATAAATAAAAGAACAAAGTACGAGATTAATTTACAAATACTGTAGACATTTAATGCAAAACAAAATGCTATGTAGGAGAGATCAAACACTCTATTACAGAATCTCAGGTAATCGCATACTTCTCCAAAAACTACAGGCTGAGTACAGCCAAAAATTGATCTGTTATCGATAATCAATCGAATCTCAAGAATTTATTCTCCCATAGAATTCCATAATTAATCTGTAAGGCCATAAGACTTTCTACAAAACGGAAATGCAGTGATTTATAAAAGATACCTATCTTCATTTGAACCAAAGTTCCAATGACATAAGCCAAGTGAAGATGCACTGAGAATACTTCTGACACCGGAACCAAGAATTGGATCAGGTGAAAGAGACTGTACTGTGTGAATCGGGTTTCCTGTCAATCCAGGCAAGGATTCCACATGTCTTGAGGTGTGACGCGTGTCAAATTGCAACACGGTGCCATTCTAGAAGATATAAAAAAGTGAGTTGGGTTGATGCAAAATAGTAGGATAGCTGATAAGAGACAGAAAATTTTAAGAACCTGCAAGCCCACATAGACGTAATGTTGACTGCACACATCCCATGAACAAGACCAGGCAGCTGTCTGAGGATTCAAaatcaattaacacttcaactGGCAAAATTTTATAACAGAGAACCTAccaatttaataataataataataataataataataataataaactgaAAAAAGTAAGACCAAACAAAATGGTGAATGTTATTACCGGTAAATTATAGGTGAGAATGGTATTATTGCTTTCTGTGCTGAAAAGACAAatcaaaataaatgaaaaatatcCTTCAGAGAAGAAACTGAGAAGTGTACAATGATAGTTTTACCAGGTTGAAAGATGACGGAGAGACCTCTACCTAAGAATAGACAGTTTTTTCCCCAAGGAAGCTAAAAGCACAAGTCCAGAATGAGGAGAAACCTGCAAGTCCTTGACAGCTTTTGTGTCCCCGGGAAGCTGGATGTCCTCCATGTCATAATTACATGATAAGCTCATCTGAAAAGTTAAGGGGCAACTTATAAAATTAGCACATACTTTGGCTCAAAATACTCCATGTGTCatatagaacaagcatatcgaGGAAACTACCAGATTTTCTTACAAATAGCCAAAAATATACTATAGAAAAGATATTCAAGTTCCAGAAGACATGAAAACTTTACTTTTGTCAACACATGCAATCCTCCCAATCCTGACAGCCTTCGAGCAATTACATAAACTTTACTGGAAGAATCAATGTCAAAGAAGCGAGCACCAATGACTTGACGATCTCTCTACAAAAATATAGACACTGGTTGGTAAcctaatatcaattttttttttacattttgaatataataataaaatatccgAACTGAAAAAAATGTGTGGGTTAGCATCTACATTCACGGGCATATGCACAAAATATGAACGCCTATTATACCCTATTTTATTAGCACAATCATCATAACACCTTATAAAGGAGAAAAAAATCTTGAACTAAAATGATACAATATATCAATCTAACCAAATTAtaacaaataaaattaaattttcataattttagtaATATCAAGTATATTTTTGCAGATCAACAATAACTTCCTACGCTCCCCATCAAATTTAACATCATAGAGATGTTGATATGAATGAGGTCACAATCCCGCACTTGTGGAGGGTAATTACCACCATGTCAAGCAGAAATAGACCCAAAATAACAAAATGTAACAATGTGATGAAGTATTTTGCATatacattttaattttaaatcgcACGGAATGACCATCATGCAACTATAAAAAGGAAAACCACAAGTATTAAGGGATGCATGGAATGAATTTTGCAGAAAAATTAAGCAGGGCGGCCCCTTCTTCTACCACGTTCAAAACTGAATAATGCTAAGAGAGCGAGGAAACAAGAGAAAGGAATAATATACGTTGACCATAAGGCCTGATATGAATTGAtgacaaatcaaataaaaaatttattgttctcagataatttaaaatataattgttTGGTTGGAAAATTGTGGGGGTGCATACACATTCAAATTCGGGTGCAAAAATAATAATCTATTTCTGTAACTGAGaaattatctcgagaaatcaaTTGGAAGAAGTAACCTTAACTCATCAATGtaacatgtttattataatCTTCACGATATCAAATGTTATTCACACAAATCAAAAAATATTTCCAAAAGTTACTTTGAGCAGGGTAGTACCAATGGAAAAAAGCAATTGTATTGTTGAGGTAAATTCCAACTAAACAGAAATATTAGCGAAAGTTGAGAATATTCTTGGAGCAggtaaagcaaaaatcaaagaaAACAAAAACTAGGTTAATATGAAAACCTTCCTCAGGCATAATCGTCATTTTAAATACAAATGTTAACCTGGTACCACTTTATTACTCCAGTAACAAAGCTCTTCAACATATAGtttgacataaaaatttaaaagttcttGATGAGTTCAAACCTCCAATGTAAATTTACTTGAACATCCTTGGATGGGAAACATAGGCGTAACATTAAGTCCTGCAGGGGAAGTAGAATGGAATTCTGCCCTCAGGGTTCAaatatataaatctaaacatagATACATGGcataaattatcaaattataTAATGCAAGATTACCAATAGGAGATTCTCCTCGAAAGTTCCCATTGGACCCTGATGCCCTGTTTTCCACTTCTGTAAGTAGATTCTCTAACTCGCATGTCCTCTCCAAGAGTAAAATTTTGAGATTAAGCAAAAAAGTCAGTCATAAAAATGGAGAACTGAGATCAACACTATGTTAGGAAGAATAAAAAATTGggtttggatatgaatttggaATTGGATTCGAAATCCCTCATTTTAGTGTTTGGCATAaaagttaaaatgttatttaagAATTAGATGTCACAGTtagtaataatattatttaacataaaaaaatttatacatCGCCAATTTTTTAAAATCGTGTATCAATAACATTTATGTAAATATTCATATATTGTTTATAATGAGTTgtgaaagaaaattatttttgaaattaacaaaaaaatgaTATCGTTATTAAATAGCTaagaattgaaaaaaaatatggGGTTTCAATCAAAATTTGATGAATTAaacttttaatattaaaaataatggaggtttttaATACTTATAGAACTTTTTAagtatgaaataaaataaaataaaatatttttattagatttttacataaatttaacaaaatattaCATATCTATAATAAAAAGTGTGAGAGTGTGAGAATTATAATACAAAATTTTAGGAATATCATTTGTTATTAagtttgaaaaaataatatgaaatttatgagttagatatataaaattaatatttaaaaacg is drawn from Primulina eburnea isolate SZY01 chromosome 10, ASM2296580v1, whole genome shotgun sequence and contains these coding sequences:
- the LOC140842579 gene encoding uncharacterized protein isoform X1, translated to MWDPDYMNYVMNYHAERGIELPPSYFDDMDVLEQSVLEMEEGEDEEDSEAEETDGGADTGDRYGVSTTGRGLHDDHGSVTANSFHEAVNFNGQGSENSVEVIGDGERGNSGQRRNNAESKEGEAASLEGEFNSEESNKPVLDMGEIEGLYCPICFEAWSSGGDHQVSCLPCGHVYGLSCIKKWLLRRGSSKCPQCKKKCGIKDIRLLYASQIVAIDGELQKKVQSLEVKCVSMEKKNSDLVKNETEWKKREADLCDQVKQLKRRTCELENLLTEVENRASGSNGNFRGESPIEFHSTSPAGLNVTPMFPIQGCSSKFTLERDRQVIGARFFDIDSSSKVYVIARRLSGLGGLHVLTKMSLSCNYDMEDIQLPGDTKAVKDLQVSPHSGLVLLASLGKKLSILSTESNNTILTYNLPTAAWSCSWDVCSQHYVYVGLQNGTVLQFDTRHTSRHVESLPGLTGNPIHTVQSLSPDPILGSGVRSILSASSLGLCHWNFGSNEDRPYLIPESKEQGVCISLAYCSATEDVVASFRPKVEVSGELVISQPVLTASSSFVAGQGVRGSHVHFKKTGSTYQTLGVTCANVSDIRLPKSAIIDVVSENPMFASGDDETCELVLQNLPSFTAAEHHKPRKYPIRDVRFTRALCSGLLGCLSEDSLQIFTSRPS
- the LOC140842579 gene encoding uncharacterized protein isoform X2 is translated as MWDPDYMNYVMNYHAERGIELPPSYFDDMDVLEQSVLEMEEGEDEEDSEAEETDGGADTGDRYGVSTTGRGLHDDHGSVTANSFHEAVNFNGQGSENSVEVIGDGERGNSGQRRNNAESKEGEAASLEGEFNSEESNKPVLDMGEIEGLYCPICFEAWSSGGDHQVSCLPCGHVYGLSCIKKWLLRRGSSKCPQCKKKCGIKDIRLLYASQIVAIDGELQKKVQSLEVKCVSMEKKNSDLVKNETEWKKREADLCDQVKQLKRRTCELENLLTEVENRASGSNGNFRGESPIGLNVTPMFPIQGCSSKFTLERDRQVIGARFFDIDSSSKVYVIARRLSGLGGLHVLTKMSLSCNYDMEDIQLPGDTKAVKDLQVSPHSGLVLLASLGKKLSILSTESNNTILTYNLPTAAWSCSWDVCSQHYVYVGLQNGTVLQFDTRHTSRHVESLPGLTGNPIHTVQSLSPDPILGSGVRSILSASSLGLCHWNFGSNEDRPYLIPESKEQGVCISLAYCSATEDVVASFRPKVEVSGELVISQPVLTASSSFVAGQGVRGSHVHFKKTGSTYQTLGVTCANVSDIRLPKSAIIDVVSENPMFASGDDETCELVLQNLPSFTAAEHHKPRKYPIRDVRFTRALCSGLLGCLSEDSLQIFTSRPS